The Thiomicrorhabdus aquaedulcis sequence TGAGTTGGCGGCGGTAAACGAGGCGGTTATTTGTGGCAAACGGCTTGATTGCGCCTTGCCCAAAGCCGATTGCGCTTGTTCAATACGCGCACCACTTACCCGCATTTCGGGGTTTTGACTGAGTGCGTTGTCCACACACATTTTAAAATCTAAGGTTTGCGCCAAGGCCGCTGCAGGCATTAAACACGACAACGCCATGGCCAGGACCGTTAGTTTTTGTTTAAAAGGTTTTTGGTGTTTCATACGCACTCCACAAAATGAGTTTTAAAAATGTAAAAGAGAATTGGGTGGTTTATTTGCCTGTGTGTCCAGGATCATTTATGGGTCTATGCATGCTTAAGTAAGCCCACGTTTTCGTACAAACGCTTAACACAAACGCTTAATTTGCTAACCATATCCATAATTAGGTCATAACTCAAGCTTATTAAAATATAAGAATTTTCTTATATAAAGTTGGGCATTATAAGACTTTTAACATATAAGTAAATTCTAATATGTAAATCTAAGCTTAAAAGACCTTACATTTTTAATAAATTGCCAGCACGGTGTTTTTTAACCAGACCAATTCACCGTGAAAAAAATGGCTGGCTTTGCCACGCCAATACACGTCGGCCATCATCGTGTGGTTGTCGTTATGAGCGGTGTTGGCGCTCATAACCCAAGTTAAAATAGCCTGCGCATTCACCACTTCGTCTTGCCCGCCCTGAATCACCACCCAGGGTACGTCTTGCACGTGCAATCCATTAAAATCATACAAGCCTACGGGTGGCGCTACGGTGCAGATGCCTTTTATAAACGGCTTATAATCGTTTAACCAGGCCTGGTTAAGTGCCTGCAAGGTAACGTAACTGCCAAACGAAAACCCCGCTAACACAATATGTTCGGCCTTAAAACGCTGACTTGCCCAACTTAAAACAGCCGCCAAATCGTCTTGTTCGCCCGCGCCATGATCGTGCAAGCCGCTACTTTGCCCCACGCCTCTAAAGTTGTAGGCGACGGTGATGTAACCCAAACTTAAAAATGCGCGTTCTAACGTAGTGATTACCTTATTATTCATAGTGCCGCCGTATAAAGGGTGCGGATGACTCAACACCACCAACTTAACCAGGCCTGGTGATGATGATATTTGTGCTGCCGCAGTAAACTCCAATGCATCGGCTTTAGGCTGTTTGCAACGCACTTCGATGGCACCGACCGCTCCGTTAATTAAGACCGTATTAATGCCGCTTATTGTTTCTAAGTTTTTCATTTGCCACTCCAAAGTTAACCAGGCCTGGTCACATTAAATTAACGTACAAAACGCGTACCCATAAGCGCTAAAGATGTCGTACCATATTGGCTCTAAAATTTGTTACCAAGGCCACGCAACATGTCACATACAACGCCCCCCGTCACGCCCTCTACAAAAACCATCATCATCGACGACGCTGTGCCCTATGCGCAGGCCATGTTTGGACACTTGGGAAACGTGATTACCGTACCCGGCAAAGACATTACCGCGCACACCGTGCAAAACGCCGACGCGCTTATTGTGCGCTCGCGCACTCAAGTCAACGCCGAGCTGCTGCAACACAGCCAAGTGCAATTTGTGGGCAGTACCGTGGTGGGGTTAGACCACATTGACCAGGCCTGGTTAACGCAAAACAACATTACGTTTTACAGCGCCCAAGGCTGCAACGCCAATTCGGTGGCCGAATTTGTGATAAACGCGCTGTTTGAGTTAGCCCAACACAACCACTTTGACCTTAGCCAAAAAACACTCGGGATTATAGGGGTAGGGCACGTGGGCAGTTTATTGCACCAAAAAGCCCAAGCTTTAGGCATGACTTGCTTGCTTAACGACCCGCCACGCGAAAGAGCACTAGAAAGATCACGTGAAAATTCACGAGAAAAAGCGCCATTAAACAGCGCGCAATCCACTCATCTTGAGTTTGTCGACCTTAACACCGCCTTAAAAGCCGACATTATAAGCTTTCACACCCCGCTCACCTTAAGGGGCGTGGACGCCACCTACCACTTGTTAAACCAACAACGTCTGGCGCACATAAATCCACAACAAATTATTGTTAACGCCGCACGCGGCGGCATTATTGACGAAACTGCCTGGGTCAACACCCCCACGCAAGCCAATATTATAGACTGCTGGGAAAACGAACCCCATATAAATCCCGCACTCTACCAAACCGCCTACTTGGCCACGCCGCACATTGCTGGCCACTCGTTTGAAGCCAAACTAGCCGGCAGCACCATGGTATACAACGCCCTGTGCCAAGCCTGGAACATTGCCCCACAAACCCACTGGCAAACTCATTTACCCCCTGCCCCTGCCGTAATTCACCCCAAAACCACTCCATCGCAAACGGTGCAAAGCGTGGTGCAACAGGTGTTAAGTGCCACACATAACGTGCAACACGACGACCAAGCCATACGTAAGAACAATATAACCGACACTTATAACGCTTACGAAACCTATCGCCGCCACTACCCCGTACACCACGAATGGGTCAAACAACGCTTTACCACCACCGGCAACCAACAAGCCGACAACCTATTGACTTTACTAGGGTTTACCAAACTATAACGCACTCAAAAAACCGTAAAATAAGTGCCCCCATGCACTCACGCATTAGCGTATAAGAATCTGTTAATAAAATAATATTATTACTCAACAAAAAAAATCACATTTTCTTTTGTTGCACTTAGGAGTAACCTTGTTAACAAATTTGGTTAGCCCAACTTTTACACCCAAAATAACAACGGAGAAAACACATGAAATTAATCACACTATTTAAAGCCGGTATTTTAGCCGCCGCCGTCACCACCCTATCAGGTTGCGGAACCATCAACGCCATTGGCAACCTAAACGAAGGCGCAGGCGGCACATTTATGGAAGTTTGGGACAAATGGGTTGAAGCCGAAGGCGACATCGCTGACGCCACCATGTGGGAAGTAAAAGTTGAAGAAGGCGTAAAACTAGAAGACGTTATCGACGCCATCAATGCCGTAGGCGTTAACCGCAACATCAAAAACGTAGGCGAACTACCCTTGTCAGAAGAGCTTAAAGCCCGTGGCGTAGCGTCTGGCGTTATTCACGTAATGTCATTCTGCAACCCAGAAACTGCGCGTAAAATGATTGACTTCTCTCCTGCAATGGCCGGATTTTTACCTTGCCGCGTAAACATTGTTGAAGAAGCCGATGGCCTACATATCTACACTATGAACATGGACATGGCCATTAAAATGGGCAAAAAAATGCCACCTGAGTTGTTAGAAGCCACTTTAGACGTGCGTAACACCATGTGGGAAATGCTAGAAAAAGGTGCAAAAGGCGAGTTCTAAGCCTTTAACCAGGCCTGGTTAAAGCATTATTAATAACGTTATTAACATTGTTATTAACCTTAACCAGGCAAAAAACCGCCTTTAATCGTTACATTTTAAAGCGCGGTTTTTTTATACCTAATATTTATACCCTACATATTAACCCTTACTTAAAAAATGCGTATAATCGCCCGAAAAACCAATCTTATGGGCGTTAAGCATTAGTAATGTCTAATATAAGAAATTAATCGTATTAATCAGTCATTAAATTTATTTGATTATCCAAACAAATAAAATTAATGCATAGTGGCAACCGAATCAAAGACAGACCACCGTCTGTTACAAACAACAACAACAAAGTGAGTCAAAACAGCATGAAAAAAACTAACCTAACAAAAACCAAATTAGCTTTAGCCATCGCCACCGCGGCCATGATCTCTACTCCAGTACTAGCCACCAACGGTGACACTTTAATTGGTTTAGGCGCACAAGCTCGCGCACTAGGCGGAACAGGAACAGCCGCATTTTTTGGTTCAGAAAACGCATTGACAAACCCAGCATTGCTAGGTAAATCGCAAGGTACAGAGTTTTCGATTGGCGGAACTTTGTTTAAGCCTAATGTAAAAGCGACTAGTAATGTTGCAACAGCAGTTTCAGCTGCTTTTGGCGTGCCTGGAGCAACTAATGACCCAGTCTCTCAAACCAGCGACAATGACACTAACGTAATTCCAGAAGTATCAATGTCAACCCGCATTAACGAAAACCTAACATTTGGTCTAGGCATGTTTGGTTCTGCTGGTATGGGTGTGGACTATCGCGATACTGACGCACTGTTTAATGGCTACAGTAACCTACAAATTATGAAGTTTGCCCCTACTCTTGCTTATAACGAAGCTAATTTTGGTATCGGTTTTGCACCAGTTATTCAGTATGGCTCACTAGATATTAATTATGATACTGATGGTGATGCAACTAATGGCGGCCAAGGAAACGGCATGTCGACTGACCTAGGCTATGGCTTTAACCTAGGGGCTTATTTTGATGTCACCAAAGACTTTACTCTTGGTTTAGCTTACCAATCAGCTATTTCAATGGAATACAAAGATCAAGTTTCTGTTGCAGCTGCCGGATTTGGCTTACCTCAACAAGGTGTTAACCTAGGCGACAAACTAGAACAGCCCGCTGAAATCAAAATTGGTGCGGCTTACACTATGGGTAACATTATG is a genomic window containing:
- a CDS encoding alpha/beta hydrolase; the encoded protein is MKNLETISGINTVLINGAVGAIEVRCKQPKADALEFTAAAQISSSPGLVKLVVLSHPHPLYGGTMNNKVITTLERAFLSLGYITVAYNFRGVGQSSGLHDHGAGEQDDLAAVLSWASQRFKAEHIVLAGFSFGSYVTLQALNQAWLNDYKPFIKGICTVAPPVGLYDFNGLHVQDVPWVVIQGGQDEVVNAQAILTWVMSANTAHNDNHTMMADVYWRGKASHFFHGELVWLKNTVLAIY
- a CDS encoding 4-phosphoerythronate dehydrogenase, coding for MSHTTPPVTPSTKTIIIDDAVPYAQAMFGHLGNVITVPGKDITAHTVQNADALIVRSRTQVNAELLQHSQVQFVGSTVVGLDHIDQAWLTQNNITFYSAQGCNANSVAEFVINALFELAQHNHFDLSQKTLGIIGVGHVGSLLHQKAQALGMTCLLNDPPRERALERSRENSREKAPLNSAQSTHLEFVDLNTALKADIISFHTPLTLRGVDATYHLLNQQRLAHINPQQIIVNAARGGIIDETAWVNTPTQANIIDCWENEPHINPALYQTAYLATPHIAGHSFEAKLAGSTMVYNALCQAWNIAPQTHWQTHLPPAPAVIHPKTTPSQTVQSVVQQVLSATHNVQHDDQAIRKNNITDTYNAYETYRRHYPVHHEWVKQRFTTTGNQQADNLLTLLGFTKL
- a CDS encoding DUF302 domain-containing protein, with amino-acid sequence MKLITLFKAGILAAAVTTLSGCGTINAIGNLNEGAGGTFMEVWDKWVEAEGDIADATMWEVKVEEGVKLEDVIDAINAVGVNRNIKNVGELPLSEELKARGVASGVIHVMSFCNPETARKMIDFSPAMAGFLPCRVNIVEEADGLHIYTMNMDMAIKMGKKMPPELLEATLDVRNTMWEMLEKGAKGEF
- a CDS encoding OmpP1/FadL family transporter; the encoded protein is MKKTNLTKTKLALAIATAAMISTPVLATNGDTLIGLGAQARALGGTGTAAFFGSENALTNPALLGKSQGTEFSIGGTLFKPNVKATSNVATAVSAAFGVPGATNDPVSQTSDNDTNVIPEVSMSTRINENLTFGLGMFGSAGMGVDYRDTDALFNGYSNLQIMKFAPTLAYNEANFGIGFAPVIQYGSLDINYDTDGDATNGGQGNGMSTDLGYGFNLGAYFDVTKDFTLGLAYQSAISMEYKDQVSVAAAGFGLPQQGVNLGDKLEQPAEIKIGAAYTMGNIMLTADAKQIKWADAEGYKDFNWEDQNVFGLGAKYTGQGYWVGAGYNFGSDPIKKINDNTYTGQAVDLFNNHFFPAVVESHITFGGGYSLTKNMMIEGAVVYAPEVTKTVNTSAVSAGLAYQGAIDDGQDADVAAGVAGSVGGTSHEVNHSQIGYTVALKMNF